Proteins from a genomic interval of Elusimicrobiota bacterium:
- the def gene encoding Peptide deformylase: protein MAILRITKHGEPVLRKVASPVQDLGPELQQLIQDMYATMYAAQGIGLAAPQVGVSLRLAVVNVTPDKKRNQFVMINPKIVKREGKVDSDEGCLSLPHVGGALIKRSEKVTVSALNEKGLPITITGDGLLARCLQHEIDHLDGKLIINRARIKRKFQMALAIRKLKKEGLW from the coding sequence ATGGCGATCTTGCGCATCACGAAACATGGAGAACCGGTGTTAAGAAAAGTGGCTTCTCCGGTGCAGGATTTGGGCCCCGAGCTTCAACAACTCATTCAAGATATGTATGCCACCATGTACGCCGCGCAGGGAATCGGTTTGGCGGCGCCGCAGGTGGGGGTCTCGCTGCGCTTGGCGGTGGTGAACGTGACGCCTGATAAAAAACGAAATCAGTTTGTGATGATCAACCCCAAAATTGTGAAACGTGAAGGAAAGGTGGACAGTGATGAAGGGTGTCTTTCGCTCCCTCATGTGGGTGGCGCTCTCATCAAACGCTCCGAAAAAGTCACGGTATCGGCTTTGAACGAAAAAGGGCTTCCGATCACCATCACCGGGGACGGGCTCTTGGCGAGGTGTCTTCAGCATGAGATTGATCATTTGGACGGAAAACTTATCATCAACCGCGCGCGGATCAAACGAAAATTTCAAATGGCGTTGGCCATCCGCAAGCTCAAAAAAGAAGGGTTGTGGTAA